In a genomic window of Brassica rapa cultivar Chiifu-401-42 chromosome A10, CAAS_Brap_v3.01, whole genome shotgun sequence:
- the LOC103845437 gene encoding uncharacterized protein LOC103845437 translates to MEFLGGRDTDSEYAFRLQMEEALAASLASRSRAPPSPPVVARSGFAVVVEDEEIARQRNTGGGEGNSRGKGKTHHETVSGIRRDDRNPNSNASAYVGDAVRRGSFRGDLMYRLYFKGLVSEETGTGKGKGKVSDVAAGFGVAICDQRDALLFESKGQLAGRGANRQGAEIQALTIGLTEAWKLGIKHVSIFCDSFPIFQFVRGSWTPKQKKIAMLMDDLKRIRQQFSFTQAVLVAGNEVKYAYKLARESIVSQATPQDNPRQAKVAARKEECLICFNDIDPERMFSIGKCSHRFCFQCVKQHVEVKLLHGMIPNCPHDKCKSEMVIDACGKLLTPKLGEMWKQRIKENAIPVTERVYCPYLKCSALMSKTKISESAKSLQSAYPASGVRRCVGCRGLFCVDCKVPWHGKLSCAEYKKLHPNPPADDVKLKSLANNKMWRQCGKCQHMIELSQGCNHITCRCGHEFCYNCGGGWNKKTGTCVKQCPTWDEAYIMRQDQDPGRAYVAPNNYFDDHDEEDDDEDYEDFEYGYGDFPFNLGQHMNIVNPEEPFDPFFDLPDGVIFHPSMLSPRSRQQFYDSDDDSDEETLRPPHLRSNAPSGDETTRVNGHLRQSNAPTGNETTRVNGPPEEEEEVDDCPYFGTYGKYAIVYDSDGYEIEDYTNPFHPDYYPQF, encoded by the exons ATGGAGTTCTTGGGAGGTCGCGATACCGATTCCGAATACGCTTTCCGATTGCAGATGGAGGAGGCCCTCGCTGCTTCCCTCGCTTCCCGATCTCGTGCTCCACCGTCGCCTCCCGTTGTCGCTAGGAGTGGATTCGCTGTCGTGGTGGAGGATGAGGAGATCGCGCGTCAAAGAAACACCGGCGGCGGAGAAGGTAACTCGAGAGGAAAAGGGAAAACCCACCACGAGACAGTCTCTGGTATACGGAGAGACGATCGAAACCCTAACAGTAATGCTTCTGCGTACGTTGGTGATGCCGTGAGGAGGGGGAGTTTCAGGGGAGACTTGATGTACAGGCTTTACTTCAAGGGTTTGGTGAGCGAGGAGACTGGGACTGGTAAGGGGAAGGGGAAGGTGAGTGACGTGGCGGCTGGGTTTGGGGTAGCGATTTGCGACCAGAGGGATGCTCTGTTgtttgagtccaagggacagcTGGCTGGCCGTGGCGCGAATCGTCAGGGAGCGGAGATTCAGGCGTTGACAATAGGGTTGACCGAAGCATGGAAGCTGGGGATCAAACACGTTTCTATCTTCTGCGATTCTTTTCCCATCTTCCAATTC GTCAGGGGAAGCTGGACGCCTAAGCAAAAAAAGATTGCCATGCTAATGGATGATTTGAAACGGATCAGGCAACAATTCTCGTTTACTCAAGCTGTTCTGGTGGCTGGAAACGAAGTGAAATATGCTTATAAACTCGCTAGGGAATCAATTGTTTCGCAAGCAACCCCTCAAGACAACCCCCGCCAAGCTAAAGTAGCTGCTAGGAAAGAAGAGTGTCTTATCTGTTTTAACGATATCGATCCTGAGCGCATGTTTTCTATCGGCAAATGCAGTCATCGGTTTTGCTTTCAGTGTGTGAAGCAACATGTAGAGGTGAAGCTGCTTCACGGAATGATTCCGAATTGTCCTCATGATAAATGCAAGTCTGAGATGGTGATCGATGCGTGTGGCAAGCTTTTGACTCCGAAATTGGGTGAAATGTGGAAGCAAAGGATCAAGGAGAACGCAATACCTGTCACCGAGAGAGTTTACTGTCCTTACCTGAAGTGTTCGGCTTTGATGTCCAAAACCAAGATATCTGAATCGGCCAAGAGCTTACAGTCTGCTTACCCTGCATCTGGAGTCAGGAGATGTGTGGGATGTCGTGGTCTCTTCTGTGTGGACTGTAAAGTCCCGTGGCATGGGAAGCTGTCATGCGCCGAGTACAAGAAACTGCATCCTAATCCACCAGCAGATGATGTGAAGCTGAAGTCTCTGGCGAATAATAAAATGTGGCGCCAATGTGGTAAGTGCCAGCACATGATTGAACTTAGTCAAGGATGCAATCACATAACTTGCAG ATGTGGGCATGAGTTTTGCTACAACTGTGGAGGAGGATGGAACAAAAAAACAGGGACTTGTGTTAAGCAATGTCCGACCTGGGACGAAGCGTACATCATGCGTCAAGATCAAGATCCAGGGCGTGCGTATGTGGCGCCTAACAACTACTTTGATGATCATGAtgaggaggatgatgatgaggattATGAAGATTTTGAGTACGGGTATGGTGACTTCCCCTTTAATTTGGGGCAACATATGAATATTGTTAATCCTGAAGAGCCCTTTGATCCCTTCTTCGACCTGCCAGATG GTGTGATCTTTCACCCATCTATGCTGTCTCCCAGGAGCCGTCAGCAATTCTACGACTCGGATGATGATTCTGATGAGGAAACGTTGCGACCACCTCATTTGAGAAGTAATGCCCCGTCTGGGGATGAGACAACAAGAGTTAATGGTCATTTGAGACAGAGTAATGCCCCGACTGGTAATGAGACAACAAGAGTTAATGGTCCtcctgaggaagaagaagaagtggacGACTGCCCATACTTCGGAACGTATGGAAAGTACGCTATAGTATATGACTCGGACGGCTACGAAATCGAGGATTACACGAACCCTTTCCATCCAGATTACTATCCTCAGTTTTGA
- the LOC103845439 gene encoding L-type lectin-domain containing receptor kinase I.7 isoform X1 yields the protein MFHPRERSSGSSPIYLTVVVSYSVGLQPERKRKLLTIVRRENQKEKKRQMIRGALLGIIWMIYCVCASFQQETTFVFNGFDQGDHRIHLQDGARIIPKKDVLQLTNATTTQIGRAFFEQPIEFKPSEPVSFSTHFVCALVPVSEVSSHGMAFFVSHSTDFEGAQPSRYLGLFNANGSSSTRVLAVELDIAKAEDVLDISDNHVGVDVNSAVSVVAAPASYFSDKEGRKIDMKLVSGDPIQVWVDYEGTTLNVSLAPLGNQKPSRPLLSSTSINLTEIVQGRRMFVGFSGSTGSGVVNQYLLGWSFSKSMASLQKIDISKLPKAPHPSSKSNYTYLVFDVLLGLLVFLVLGLLFGAYMYRRNLYAEVREDWENVYGPLRYSYKSLYKATNGFSKNEFIGRGGFGEVYKGTLPRSIEMREVAVKKVSHDGEQGMKQFVAEIVCMKSLKHRSLVPLLGYCRRKHELLLVSEYMPNGSLDDYLFNPDNPALPWWRRFAILKDISLALNYLHTEADQVVIHRDIKASNVLLDAELNGRLGDFGMSRLYERGTDPTTTAAVGTVGYMAPELTTFGASTVTDVYAFGVFLLEVTCGRRPVELRVPVEKRFLIKWVCECWRGSSLIDAIDPRLTEFSSREVKRVLKIGLLCANLAPDARPSMEQVVQYLNGNLALPEFWPYSPGIGALTPTTLSPEQLSLESVSLSSSLCNTSMFITHTVLYGSGR from the exons ATGTTTCATCCCCGTGAGAG GAGTTCCGGAAGCAGTCCTATATATCTGACTGTGGTCGTGTCATATTCAGTGGGTCTACAACCAGAGAGGAAGAGAAAACTGCTAACCATTGTGAGAAGAGAaaatcaaaaggaaaaaaaacgaCAAATGATTCGAGGAGCGCTTCTTGGAATCATATGGATGATATATTGTGTCTGCGCGTCATTCCAACAAGAGACGACGTTCGTCTTCAACGGCTTCGACCAAGGAGACCATCGTATTCACCTTCAGGATGGTGCAAGAATCATTCCAAAAAAAGATGTCCTGCAACTGACGAATGCAACGACAACACAAATAGGTCGTGCTTTCTTCGAGCAGCCTATTGAGTTCAAACCATCTGAACCAGTCTCGTTCTCGACGCATTTTGTGTGCGCACTGGTCCCTGTAAGTGAGGTGAGTAGCCATGGCATGGCGTTTTTTGTGTCTCATTCCACTGATTTCGAAGGTGCCCAACCATCTCGATACTTAGGGCTTTTCAACGCAAATGGATCTTCTTCGACACGTGTGTTGGCTGTTGAGCTTGATATTGCTAAAGCTGAAGATGTGCTCGACATCAGTGATAATCATGTTGGGGTTGATGTGAACAGCGCAGTGTCTGTGGTAGCTGCTCCCGCATCTTATTTCTCAGACAAAGAAGGTCGGAAGATAGACATGAAACTCGTGAGTGGCGATCCTATCCAGGTTTGGGTGGATTACGAAGGAACAACACTCAACGTTTCATTGGCTCCTCTTGGTAACCAGAAACCAAGCCGACCTCTTTTGTCATCGACATCCATCAATCTTACGGAGATTGTGCAAGGTAGAAGAATGTTTGTCGGGTTTTCTGGTTCAACGGGGTCAGGCGTGGTCAACCAGTACTTACTCGGGTGGAGTTTTAGCAAAAGCATGGCGTCGCTGCAGAAGATTGACATCTCAAAACTTCCCAAAGCTCCTCATCCCAGCAGTAAAAGTAACTATACATATCTGGTGTTTGATGTTCTGTTGGGTTTACTAGTTTTCTTAGTTTTGGGGCTTCTCTTTGGAGCTTATATGTATAGGAGAAACTTGTACGCCGAAGTAAGAGAGGATTGGGAAAATGTGTATGGTCCACtcaggtattcttacaaatctTTATACAAAGCAACAAACGGGTTCAGTAAAAATGAATTTATTGGGAGAGGAGGTTTTGGTGAAGTCTACAAAGGAACACTCCCTCGGAGCATAGAGATGAGAGAAGTGGCTGTGAAGAAAGTATCACATGACGGTGAGCAAGGTATGAAGCAATTTGTGGCTGAGATCGTGTGCATGAAGAGTTTAAAACACCGAAGCTTAGTTCCACTTCTTGGGTATTGCAGGAGGAAACATGAGTTATTACTGGTTTCTGAGTATATGCCAAATGGTAGCTTGGATGATTACTTGTTCAATCCTGATAACCCGGCTCTCCCCTGGTGGAGAAGATTTGCCATTCTCAAAGACATCTCCTTAGCTCTGAATTACTTGCATACAGAAGCTGACCAAGTTGTTATACACAGAGATATCAAAGCCTCTAATGTTTTGTTGGACGCAGAGCTTAATGGAAGGTTAGGAGATTTTGGTATGTCCAGGTTATATGAAAGAGGGACTGATCCAACCACAACAGCTGCAGTTGGGACTGTTGGTTACATGGCTCCTGAGCTTACAACATTTGGAGCATCCACCGTGACTGATGTATACGCTTTTGGTGTTTTCTTGCTTGAAGTAACTTGTGGGAGGAGGCCTGTGGAGCTTCGCGTGccggttgaaaaacgttttctGATCAAATGGGTTTGTGAATGTTGGAGAGGGTCCTCTTTGATTGATGCTATAGATCCAAGGTTGACAGAATTCTCATCCAGAGAAGTCAAGAGGGTTCTGAAAATTGGGTTGCTCTGTGCAAACCTTGCTCCAGATGCAAGACCGTCCATGGAACAAGTGGTGCAGTACTTAAACGGAAACCTAGCATTGCCCGAGTTTTGGCCATATTCTCCTGGAATCGGAGCTCTCACTCCAACAACGCTTTCACCAGAACAGCTCTCGCTCGAATCAGTATCACTGTCTTCTTCCTTATGCAACACTTCAATGTTTATTACTCATACAGTTCTCTACGGGAGTGGACGATGA
- the LOC103845439 gene encoding L-type lectin-domain containing receptor kinase I.7 isoform X2, with protein MIRGALLGIIWMIYCVCASFQQETTFVFNGFDQGDHRIHLQDGARIIPKKDVLQLTNATTTQIGRAFFEQPIEFKPSEPVSFSTHFVCALVPVSEVSSHGMAFFVSHSTDFEGAQPSRYLGLFNANGSSSTRVLAVELDIAKAEDVLDISDNHVGVDVNSAVSVVAAPASYFSDKEGRKIDMKLVSGDPIQVWVDYEGTTLNVSLAPLGNQKPSRPLLSSTSINLTEIVQGRRMFVGFSGSTGSGVVNQYLLGWSFSKSMASLQKIDISKLPKAPHPSSKSNYTYLVFDVLLGLLVFLVLGLLFGAYMYRRNLYAEVREDWENVYGPLRYSYKSLYKATNGFSKNEFIGRGGFGEVYKGTLPRSIEMREVAVKKVSHDGEQGMKQFVAEIVCMKSLKHRSLVPLLGYCRRKHELLLVSEYMPNGSLDDYLFNPDNPALPWWRRFAILKDISLALNYLHTEADQVVIHRDIKASNVLLDAELNGRLGDFGMSRLYERGTDPTTTAAVGTVGYMAPELTTFGASTVTDVYAFGVFLLEVTCGRRPVELRVPVEKRFLIKWVCECWRGSSLIDAIDPRLTEFSSREVKRVLKIGLLCANLAPDARPSMEQVVQYLNGNLALPEFWPYSPGIGALTPTTLSPEQLSLESVSLSSSLCNTSMFITHTVLYGSGR; from the coding sequence ATGATTCGAGGAGCGCTTCTTGGAATCATATGGATGATATATTGTGTCTGCGCGTCATTCCAACAAGAGACGACGTTCGTCTTCAACGGCTTCGACCAAGGAGACCATCGTATTCACCTTCAGGATGGTGCAAGAATCATTCCAAAAAAAGATGTCCTGCAACTGACGAATGCAACGACAACACAAATAGGTCGTGCTTTCTTCGAGCAGCCTATTGAGTTCAAACCATCTGAACCAGTCTCGTTCTCGACGCATTTTGTGTGCGCACTGGTCCCTGTAAGTGAGGTGAGTAGCCATGGCATGGCGTTTTTTGTGTCTCATTCCACTGATTTCGAAGGTGCCCAACCATCTCGATACTTAGGGCTTTTCAACGCAAATGGATCTTCTTCGACACGTGTGTTGGCTGTTGAGCTTGATATTGCTAAAGCTGAAGATGTGCTCGACATCAGTGATAATCATGTTGGGGTTGATGTGAACAGCGCAGTGTCTGTGGTAGCTGCTCCCGCATCTTATTTCTCAGACAAAGAAGGTCGGAAGATAGACATGAAACTCGTGAGTGGCGATCCTATCCAGGTTTGGGTGGATTACGAAGGAACAACACTCAACGTTTCATTGGCTCCTCTTGGTAACCAGAAACCAAGCCGACCTCTTTTGTCATCGACATCCATCAATCTTACGGAGATTGTGCAAGGTAGAAGAATGTTTGTCGGGTTTTCTGGTTCAACGGGGTCAGGCGTGGTCAACCAGTACTTACTCGGGTGGAGTTTTAGCAAAAGCATGGCGTCGCTGCAGAAGATTGACATCTCAAAACTTCCCAAAGCTCCTCATCCCAGCAGTAAAAGTAACTATACATATCTGGTGTTTGATGTTCTGTTGGGTTTACTAGTTTTCTTAGTTTTGGGGCTTCTCTTTGGAGCTTATATGTATAGGAGAAACTTGTACGCCGAAGTAAGAGAGGATTGGGAAAATGTGTATGGTCCACtcaggtattcttacaaatctTTATACAAAGCAACAAACGGGTTCAGTAAAAATGAATTTATTGGGAGAGGAGGTTTTGGTGAAGTCTACAAAGGAACACTCCCTCGGAGCATAGAGATGAGAGAAGTGGCTGTGAAGAAAGTATCACATGACGGTGAGCAAGGTATGAAGCAATTTGTGGCTGAGATCGTGTGCATGAAGAGTTTAAAACACCGAAGCTTAGTTCCACTTCTTGGGTATTGCAGGAGGAAACATGAGTTATTACTGGTTTCTGAGTATATGCCAAATGGTAGCTTGGATGATTACTTGTTCAATCCTGATAACCCGGCTCTCCCCTGGTGGAGAAGATTTGCCATTCTCAAAGACATCTCCTTAGCTCTGAATTACTTGCATACAGAAGCTGACCAAGTTGTTATACACAGAGATATCAAAGCCTCTAATGTTTTGTTGGACGCAGAGCTTAATGGAAGGTTAGGAGATTTTGGTATGTCCAGGTTATATGAAAGAGGGACTGATCCAACCACAACAGCTGCAGTTGGGACTGTTGGTTACATGGCTCCTGAGCTTACAACATTTGGAGCATCCACCGTGACTGATGTATACGCTTTTGGTGTTTTCTTGCTTGAAGTAACTTGTGGGAGGAGGCCTGTGGAGCTTCGCGTGccggttgaaaaacgttttctGATCAAATGGGTTTGTGAATGTTGGAGAGGGTCCTCTTTGATTGATGCTATAGATCCAAGGTTGACAGAATTCTCATCCAGAGAAGTCAAGAGGGTTCTGAAAATTGGGTTGCTCTGTGCAAACCTTGCTCCAGATGCAAGACCGTCCATGGAACAAGTGGTGCAGTACTTAAACGGAAACCTAGCATTGCCCGAGTTTTGGCCATATTCTCCTGGAATCGGAGCTCTCACTCCAACAACGCTTTCACCAGAACAGCTCTCGCTCGAATCAGTATCACTGTCTTCTTCCTTATGCAACACTTCAATGTTTATTACTCATACAGTTCTCTACGGGAGTGGACGATGA